TCTAAGTAGCGATTTGTAGCTAAATTCTCTAAATTTTTTATAGCCTCATCAAGGTAGCCCTTCGCCTCATCAAGCTCGGCTTTGTGAAATTTGATCACGTCTTTTGAGTCGATTTTATAGTCGCTATACTTTGCACTCATGCCAACAATGCGGCTTAGCAGGTTGCCAAGTCCGTTGCCAAGTTCTGAGTTTATACGCTCGATCAAAGCCTTTTGGCTGTAGTCGCCATCTTGACCAAATGGTACTTCTCTAAGCAAAAAGTATCTGAAATTTTCAAGTCCGTAAGTATTTGCAACTTCTCTTGGGTTTATGACATTGCCCTTGCTTTTGCTCATTTTTTCACCATTTATAGTCCACCAGCCGTGCGCTGCTACGTGTTTTGGTAGTGGCAAGCCAAGGCTCATCAAAAATGCCGGCCAGTAAACTGCGTGAAAGCGTAAAATATCCTTGCCAACGATATGAGTAGTATATGGCCAAAGATCCATTCTGGCGCCATCTCTTGAGTATCCTAGCGTTGTTAGGTAATTTATAAGCGCGTCAAGCCAGACGTACATAACGTGCTTTTCATCGTTTGCACTATTTGGTAGCTTTATGCCCCAGTCAAAGCTCGTTCTTGTTACTGAAAGATCTTTTAGTCCACCTTTTACAAAGCTTACGACCTCGTTTTTCTTACCTTTTGGGATGACGCAAAGCTCGTCGTTTTCGTACCATTTTAAAAGCGCATCTTCATATTTTGAAAGCTTAAAAAAGTAGCTCTCTTCTTTGACTAAAGAAGTCGCTCGGCCGCAGTCTGGACAGTGATTGTCTTCTAGTAGGTCTCTTTGGTTAAAAAAAGTTTCGCAGCTAACGCAGTAAAATCCCTCATATTCTCCTTTGTAAATGTCGCCATTTGCTTGCATCTTTTCAAAGACATTTTGCACGGTTTGTTTGTGCTCTTCGTCGGTTGTTCTTATAAAATGATCATAGCTTATCTCAAACTCATCCCAAAGTGATCTAAATTTCGCACTGATCTCATCAGCATACTCTTTTGGTGTCTTACCTCTTGCGCGAGCTGCTTGTTCGATCTTTTGACCATGCTCATCTGTGCCAGTCATAAAGTAGGTCTCTTTGCCTTGTAGGCGGTTAAATCTAGCAAGCGTATCAGCGATTATAGTCGTGTAGGCGTGACCGATGTGTGGCACGTCGTTTACATAGTATATTGGAGTCGTTATATAAGCTTTTTCTTTCATATCTTTCCTTTAATTTTAAAAATCAAATCCACCATCACTGCCAGTATTGCCCTTTGACATCGAGTTGTAGCAGCTATTTACGTACTCTTTTCTTGTCTCGCAGTCAAAAAATACTTCGCAGCTAAAGCAGCTTTTTTGCCCTTTTTGGCTTTGGCACTCTTGCATGATTTTAACCTTTTGCTTTAGGGCTAGCTCAAATGCGTCAAGTGGCTCGTTTGTTTGTGCTTCTTGCATTATTTTTGCTCGTAAAATTTATGTAAAAGTGAAATTTCATCACGTGAGCCAAAAAAGCATGGCGTTGTTTGGTGAATTTTTTCTATTTTTATATCAAAAAGTGTTTGATTTTCGCCGTTTGAGGTTGCGCCCTTTGCGTTTTCATATAT
The sequence above is drawn from the Campylobacter concisus genome and encodes:
- the metG gene encoding methionine--tRNA ligase, translating into MKEKAYITTPIYYVNDVPHIGHAYTTIIADTLARFNRLQGKETYFMTGTDEHGQKIEQAARARGKTPKEYADEISAKFRSLWDEFEISYDHFIRTTDEEHKQTVQNVFEKMQANGDIYKGEYEGFYCVSCETFFNQRDLLEDNHCPDCGRATSLVKEESYFFKLSKYEDALLKWYENDELCVIPKGKKNEVVSFVKGGLKDLSVTRTSFDWGIKLPNSANDEKHVMYVWLDALINYLTTLGYSRDGARMDLWPYTTHIVGKDILRFHAVYWPAFLMSLGLPLPKHVAAHGWWTINGEKMSKSKGNVINPREVANTYGLENFRYFLLREVPFGQDGDYSQKALIERINSELGNGLGNLLSRIVGMSAKYSDYKIDSKDVIKFHKAELDEAKGYLDEAIKNLENLATNRYLEDIWKVVTLANAAVAKYEPWSLVKAGKIDEANALVALCANLLAKVAILLSPAMPKTCAKIANTLSFSIDTASYESLVLKNEISNFVTKATEPLFPRIEKELMGEAREPKMEAKAEPKEEKKEEDIISIDDFAKIVIKVGEVLECERVEGSEKLLKFKIDLGEEQPRQILSGIAKYYEPSSLVGKQVCVLANLKERTMMKKYVSQGMILSASDGSLTLLGTQGKVKNGAVVG